A part of Polynucleobacter sp. MG-Unter2-18 genomic DNA contains:
- the ahpF gene encoding alkyl hydroperoxide reductase subunit F, with translation MLDTNIKTQLKAYFEKIESPIILEATLDDSTHSAQMLELLNEVAEQSIKITVKTSGSSKNIPSFTVGKVDEVARIAFSGLPMGHEMTSFILAILQASGYPPKVEQDVIESIKRLEGKKRFQTFISLSCHNCPDVVQALNLMAALNPDIEHEMIDGALFQGLVDQYQIMAVPTVILNGEVFGQGRMSVEEIAAKLDTNTSARDAEKLSAKAAYDSLIIGGGPAGASAAIYSARKGIRTGVVAQRFGGQVADTVGIENFISVKETEGPKLVMALEQHVKEYEVDVMNLQTAKGLSKTGDEITITLENGAVLKSKTVILSMGARWREMNVPGEQEYRGKGVAYCPHCDGPLYKGKRVAVIGGGNSGVEAAIDLAGIVSHVTLVEFDTKLRADAVLQKKMHSMPNVTVITNALSKEVLGADGKVTTLRYEDRANNQMHDVALEGIFVQIGLLPNTDWLKGVIDLSPRGEVIIDQKGETSMPGVFAAGDCTTVPYKQIIIAMGEGAKASLSAFDYLIRS, from the coding sequence ATGTTAGATACCAATATCAAAACCCAACTTAAAGCCTATTTTGAAAAAATAGAAAGCCCGATTATTTTAGAAGCCACTTTGGATGACAGCACTCACTCAGCCCAAATGCTAGAGCTATTAAATGAAGTGGCCGAGCAATCCATCAAAATCACAGTAAAGACCTCAGGTAGCAGTAAAAATATTCCTAGCTTTACCGTAGGCAAGGTGGATGAAGTTGCTCGTATTGCATTCTCTGGCCTACCTATGGGTCATGAAATGACTTCTTTCATTTTGGCTATTTTGCAAGCCAGTGGCTACCCACCAAAGGTCGAGCAAGATGTGATCGAGAGCATCAAACGCTTGGAAGGTAAAAAGCGCTTTCAGACATTCATCTCTTTGTCATGCCATAACTGCCCAGATGTTGTTCAGGCCCTAAATCTCATGGCTGCTCTTAATCCCGATATCGAACATGAAATGATTGACGGCGCCCTCTTTCAGGGTTTAGTAGATCAATACCAAATCATGGCTGTACCTACCGTGATTCTGAATGGCGAAGTCTTTGGTCAGGGTCGCATGAGCGTTGAAGAAATTGCTGCCAAATTGGATACCAATACCTCAGCACGTGATGCAGAAAAATTAAGTGCTAAAGCCGCTTACGACTCTCTGATTATCGGTGGTGGTCCAGCAGGTGCTTCAGCTGCAATTTATTCTGCCCGCAAAGGAATCAGGACTGGTGTTGTAGCCCAACGCTTTGGTGGGCAGGTAGCCGATACCGTAGGGATTGAAAACTTCATCTCCGTTAAAGAAACTGAGGGCCCTAAATTAGTGATGGCGCTTGAGCAACACGTCAAAGAGTACGAAGTCGATGTCATGAATCTGCAGACTGCTAAGGGCTTGAGTAAGACTGGTGATGAAATCACGATCACCTTAGAAAATGGAGCTGTACTGAAGAGTAAGACAGTCATTCTGAGTATGGGTGCACGCTGGCGCGAAATGAATGTGCCGGGTGAGCAAGAGTACCGCGGTAAAGGCGTCGCTTACTGCCCACACTGTGATGGTCCGCTCTATAAAGGCAAACGCGTAGCAGTGATTGGGGGAGGTAACTCTGGAGTTGAGGCTGCAATTGATTTGGCGGGTATTGTGAGCCATGTCACCTTAGTTGAGTTTGATACCAAGTTACGTGCGGATGCCGTACTACAGAAAAAAATGCACAGTATGCCCAACGTGACGGTAATCACTAATGCCTTAAGTAAGGAAGTGTTGGGTGCCGATGGTAAGGTAACTACTTTGCGCTATGAAGACCGAGCTAACAATCAGATGCATGATGTGGCACTAGAAGGTATATTTGTTCAGATCGGTTTGCTACCAAATACTGATTGGCTTAAAGGAGTAATTGACCTCTCCCCTAGAGGTGAAGTAATCATCGATCAAAAAGGTGAGACTTCTATGCCTGGTGTATTTGCTGCTGGAGACTGCACCACAGTCCCCTATAAACAAATTATCATCGCCATGGGTGAAGGGGCAAAGGCTTCACTTTCAGCATTTGATTATTTAATTCGCTCATAA
- the ahpC gene encoding alkyl hydroperoxide reductase subunit C, which translates to MSLINTPVIPFKTQAFHNGKFVTVSDESLKGKWSVFIFMPAAFTFNCPTEIEDAADNYIEFQKMGAEVYIVTTDTHFSHKVWHETSPAVGKAKFPLVGDPTHTLTRGFDVHIDEEGLALRGTFIINPEGVIKTAEVHSNEIARDISETLRKLKAAQYTAAHPGEVCPAKWKEGAATLTPSLDLVGKI; encoded by the coding sequence ATGTCATTAATCAATACACCAGTAATTCCATTCAAAACCCAAGCCTTCCATAACGGTAAGTTTGTCACTGTTTCCGATGAGTCCCTCAAAGGTAAGTGGTCAGTATTCATTTTTATGCCAGCAGCATTCACATTCAACTGCCCAACAGAAATTGAAGATGCAGCTGATAACTATATTGAATTCCAGAAGATGGGTGCAGAGGTTTATATCGTTACTACCGATACTCATTTCTCACACAAAGTATGGCATGAGACTTCACCTGCAGTAGGTAAGGCAAAGTTCCCATTGGTTGGTGATCCAACACATACCTTGACACGTGGTTTTGATGTGCATATTGATGAAGAAGGTCTTGCATTGCGCGGTACATTCATCATCAATCCAGAAGGTGTTATCAAGACCGCTGAAGTACATTCCAATGAGATCGCTCGCGATATCTCTGAGACATTGCGCAAGCTCAAGGCTGCTCAATACACAGCCGCTCACCCAGGCGAAGTATGTCCAGCCAAGTGGAAAGAAGGCGCAGCAACATTGACTCCATCTTTGGACCTTGTAGGCAAGATCTAA
- a CDS encoding glutathione S-transferase: protein MRPILYSYRRCPYAMRARMTLKYAGIEYEHREIVLRDKPLSMLRVSPKGTVPVLCVDELVLDQSLDIMRWALDIFDPDGWLNVDQIISIEWLEKNDGPFKTLLDQYKYPERYPHLNREAILNAAIELMLRPMEAALKLNTYLMGNKLSWVDVAIFPFIRQFSMSDQKSFEGLPLPNIQNWLGELIESELFNSVMHKHPAWID, encoded by the coding sequence ATGAGACCAATTTTGTATTCTTACCGCAGATGCCCTTATGCAATGAGGGCTCGTATGACTTTGAAATACGCCGGTATTGAATATGAGCACCGAGAGATTGTTTTGCGTGACAAACCGCTATCGATGTTGCGGGTATCCCCCAAAGGAACTGTTCCAGTTTTGTGTGTTGATGAGCTGGTTTTGGATCAGAGTCTGGATATCATGCGCTGGGCCTTAGATATTTTTGATCCAGATGGTTGGTTGAATGTTGATCAAATCATCTCGATAGAGTGGCTCGAGAAAAATGATGGCCCATTTAAAACTCTTTTAGATCAATATAAATATCCCGAGAGATATCCCCATCTCAATCGAGAAGCGATTTTGAATGCCGCAATAGAGTTGATGCTCAGGCCAATGGAGGCCGCGCTGAAATTAAATACTTATCTAATGGGTAATAAGCTATCCTGGGTAGACGTAGCTATCTTTCCGTTTATTCGGCAATTTTCAATGTCTGATCAAAAAAGCTTTGAGGGGTTGCCGCTCCCCAATATTCAGAATTGGCTTGGTGAACTGATTGAATCCGAATTGTTTAATTCGGTAATGCACAAGCATCCAGCCTGGATTGATTAA
- a CDS encoding rubrerythrin family protein: MAKTVKGTKTEQSLKEAFAGESQANRRYLYFANQADIAGANDVAAVFRSTAEGETGHAHGHMEYLIEGGAGEPGTGMPAKTVAEALQAAIAGETHEYTDMYPGMAKTARDEGFDEIADWFETLAKAERSHANKFTKTLEAHLANA; this comes from the coding sequence ATGGCTAAAACTGTAAAAGGTACAAAGACTGAGCAGTCTTTGAAAGAAGCATTTGCTGGAGAATCACAAGCAAACCGTCGTTATTTGTATTTCGCGAACCAAGCTGATATCGCTGGTGCAAATGATGTTGCAGCAGTTTTCCGCTCAACAGCTGAAGGCGAAACAGGTCATGCCCATGGTCACATGGAATACTTGATCGAAGGCGGCGCAGGCGAGCCAGGTACTGGTATGCCAGCTAAGACAGTTGCTGAAGCATTGCAAGCAGCTATCGCCGGCGAAACACATGAGTACACAGATATGTACCCAGGCATGGCTAAGACAGCACGCGACGAAGGCTTTGACGAAATCGCCGACTGGTTTGAAACATTAGCTAAGGCTGAGCGTAGCCACGCTAATAAGTTCACTAAGACTTTAGAAGCCCATTTGGCAAACGCTTAA
- a CDS encoding heterodisulfide reductase-related iron-sulfur binding cluster has product MTTREGSLEAPTRHPLDWQNPKFYDKADLEAEMERVFDLCHGCRRCVSLCGSFPALFDLVDATEDLEMEQVDKADYQKVVDQCYLCDVCYMTKCPYVPPHPWNIDFPHLMLRAKAVNFKDDKTTFRDKLLSSTDKLGHFAGIPIVTQAVNAVNSTGLARLVMEGALGVDKNAWIPEYAPKTFPQLAEKSENLPVVDGVKTPGKVAIYATCYINYNEPGIGQDLIKILKHNAIPYELVDKEACCGMPKLELGDLESVAQNKEKNIPKLAKLAREGYAILTPIPSCTLMFKQELPLMFPDCADTQLVKEAMWDPFEYFMARNSDSLLKKDFSKELGNVSYHMACHSRVQNVGQKTAETLKLVPGTEVNVVERCSGHSGTWGVKKEFHETAMKIGKPVFRRMAEEEPNYISSDCQLAGHHIEQGMEELGLPKSEMAHPLTLLAKAYGL; this is encoded by the coding sequence ATGACAACTCGCGAAGGTAGTTTAGAAGCCCCAACCAGACATCCTTTGGATTGGCAAAACCCCAAGTTTTACGATAAAGCCGATCTAGAAGCTGAGATGGAGCGTGTCTTCGATCTTTGTCACGGTTGCCGTCGCTGTGTCAGTCTTTGTGGGTCATTCCCAGCCCTTTTTGATTTGGTGGATGCCACTGAAGATTTGGAGATGGAGCAGGTTGATAAGGCCGATTACCAAAAGGTAGTTGACCAATGCTACCTGTGCGATGTTTGCTATATGACCAAATGTCCTTATGTTCCTCCACACCCTTGGAATATTGATTTTCCTCACTTAATGCTTCGTGCAAAGGCAGTGAATTTCAAGGACGACAAAACCACCTTCCGCGATAAATTACTCTCCTCTACAGATAAGCTTGGCCACTTTGCTGGCATTCCAATCGTTACGCAAGCAGTCAATGCTGTAAATAGCACTGGGCTTGCACGTTTGGTGATGGAAGGCGCCTTGGGAGTAGATAAGAATGCTTGGATCCCTGAATATGCTCCTAAGACATTCCCGCAGCTAGCTGAGAAATCTGAAAATCTGCCGGTGGTGGATGGTGTCAAGACACCTGGAAAAGTTGCTATCTATGCCACCTGCTATATCAATTACAACGAGCCAGGTATCGGGCAAGATCTCATCAAGATTCTGAAACACAATGCTATTCCGTATGAGCTTGTTGATAAAGAAGCTTGTTGTGGCATGCCTAAGCTCGAGTTGGGTGACTTAGAGTCTGTTGCGCAGAATAAGGAAAAAAATATTCCGAAGTTGGCTAAGTTGGCGCGTGAAGGTTATGCCATCTTGACGCCAATCCCATCATGTACTTTGATGTTTAAGCAAGAGTTGCCACTCATGTTCCCTGATTGTGCTGATACGCAATTGGTGAAAGAGGCAATGTGGGATCCCTTTGAATACTTTATGGCGCGAAATTCGGATAGCCTCTTGAAGAAAGATTTCAGTAAAGAGCTCGGGAATGTGAGTTATCACATGGCTTGCCATTCACGGGTTCAAAACGTAGGTCAAAAGACTGCGGAAACTCTGAAGCTGGTACCTGGTACTGAAGTGAATGTTGTCGAGCGTTGCTCAGGACATTCCGGTACCTGGGGTGTGAAGAAAGAGTTTCACGAAACGGCAATGAAAATTGGTAAGCCTGTATTTAGAAGAATGGCTGAGGAAGAGCCAAACTACATTAGCTCTGACTGTCAGCTAGCGGGTCATCATATTGAGCAGGGCATGGAGGAGTTGGGTTTACCTAAGTCCGAGATGGCTCACCCATTGACCTTGCTTGCAAAAGCATACGGTCTTTAA
- a CDS encoding DUF3501 family protein → MGIITRDSLLSLETYHKERPIFREKAIKERRLRTVHLGDHVTLIFENEFLMRYQIQEMLRVEKTFEEAGIEDELNAYNPLVPSGSDFKATMMIEYPNEADRKVALAKLVGIEHKIFIEIEGQPRVYAIADEDLERSTAEKTSAVHFMRFDLTADMKMALKAGAQMMVGCDHKGYPMHVQTLPSETLASLISDLS, encoded by the coding sequence ATGGGAATCATTACACGCGATAGTCTTTTAAGTCTTGAGACTTACCATAAAGAACGTCCCATTTTTCGTGAAAAGGCGATTAAAGAACGTCGCCTTCGTACTGTTCATCTGGGAGATCACGTAACGCTAATTTTTGAAAATGAGTTTTTAATGCGCTATCAAATTCAAGAGATGCTGCGTGTAGAAAAAACATTTGAAGAGGCTGGCATCGAAGATGAGTTAAATGCCTACAACCCCTTGGTGCCTAGTGGTTCAGATTTCAAAGCCACGATGATGATTGAGTATCCCAATGAAGCGGATCGTAAAGTTGCGCTTGCGAAGTTAGTGGGTATAGAGCACAAGATTTTTATCGAGATCGAAGGTCAGCCACGTGTCTATGCAATTGCTGACGAAGACTTGGAGCGCTCTACTGCCGAGAAAACTTCTGCAGTGCATTTCATGCGCTTTGATCTCACAGCGGATATGAAGATGGCACTAAAGGCTGGCGCTCAGATGATGGTTGGCTGTGATCACAAGGGCTACCCGATGCATGTACAAACCCTCCCTTCAGAAACATTAGCTTCGCTCATTTCTGATTTGAGTTAA
- a CDS encoding LysR substrate-binding domain-containing protein: MTLTELRYIVAVARERHFGRAADACFVSQPTLSVAIRKLEEELNTQIFERTNTEVAMTSLGSLIVDQAQRVLEEANSLKHLAKHGQDPLSGPLRLGAIYTIAPYLLPSLVRVARERLPHAPLFLEENFTVRLLEVLRQGTLDCIVIADPFASTGLNQIDLYDEPFLVAVPKGHPWENRTSIPHRELKEQNTLLLGTGHCFRDHVLGVCPELNRLGSGTTIGEQRSFEGSSLETIRQMVASGIGISVLPRTSASDNVTADQLIRYIPFEDPIPTRRVCLVWRKNFPRTAAMNELAEVIRQCALPGVQYL; encoded by the coding sequence ATGACTCTTACTGAACTTCGCTATATCGTCGCAGTTGCACGTGAACGCCATTTTGGAAGAGCGGCAGATGCCTGCTTTGTATCTCAGCCTACCCTATCAGTAGCCATCAGAAAACTAGAGGAGGAGCTGAATACGCAAATCTTTGAGCGTACCAATACTGAGGTTGCAATGACTAGCCTAGGCTCACTGATTGTGGATCAGGCTCAAAGAGTGCTTGAAGAAGCTAATTCCTTAAAGCACTTAGCAAAGCATGGTCAAGATCCTTTATCTGGCCCACTCAGGCTGGGTGCGATCTACACCATTGCACCCTACCTACTACCCAGCTTAGTGCGGGTTGCACGAGAGCGCTTGCCTCATGCCCCTTTATTTTTAGAAGAAAACTTCACCGTTCGCCTACTTGAAGTCCTACGTCAAGGCACCTTAGATTGCATAGTGATTGCAGATCCTTTTGCCAGCACGGGGCTCAATCAAATTGATTTGTATGACGAACCTTTTTTAGTAGCAGTGCCTAAAGGTCACCCTTGGGAAAATAGAACATCAATTCCGCATCGAGAGCTTAAAGAGCAAAATACTTTGCTATTAGGTACTGGGCACTGTTTTAGAGACCATGTGCTTGGTGTTTGCCCAGAATTGAATCGCTTGGGCTCCGGAACAACGATTGGGGAGCAGCGAAGTTTTGAGGGCTCGTCCCTGGAAACTATTCGACAGATGGTAGCCAGTGGCATCGGCATTTCAGTACTGCCTAGAACGTCCGCCTCTGATAATGTAACTGCTGATCAGCTCATTCGGTATATCCCATTCGAGGACCCTATTCCTACCAGACGTGTTTGCCTCGTCTGGCGGAAAAACTTTCCACGCACTGCTGCAATGAATGAATTAGCCGAAGTAATTCGTCAATGCGCCTTACCTGGCGTTCAATATCTTTAA
- the senB gene encoding selenoneine biosynthesis selenosugar synthase SenB has protein sequence MVTPAPQGSLHGNRITALRWQNFLEKLGYAVVVTEFWSGEGASMLIALHAYRSHASIMAFHEHHPDRSIILVLTGTDLYRDMAVHDEVVRSMEIADQLIVLQSSALDSIPAHLRHKARVIYQSVQVDASNTVTSTDFPVIIIGHLREEKDPFCITRCLPLMPLDSKIKVLHLGMAMNQQMELTAEEYSETLERYQWIGELSHVDTLKALSQSRLMVISSRMEGGAHVVSEAIALGVPVIASDIPGNRGLLGDDYLGYYPVGNEVELASLLSRAETMPDFYSALKKQIDTLKDLVSPDREMQSIQELTTQLLKD, from the coding sequence ATCGTAACGCCGGCACCACAAGGTAGTTTGCACGGAAATCGGATCACTGCATTACGCTGGCAGAATTTCTTAGAGAAACTCGGCTATGCGGTTGTAGTGACTGAATTTTGGTCAGGTGAAGGTGCCAGCATGCTCATAGCACTGCATGCCTATCGTAGTCATGCATCCATCATGGCGTTTCATGAGCATCACCCCGATCGGTCAATTATTTTGGTTTTGACGGGCACTGATTTATATCGAGATATGGCAGTCCATGATGAGGTAGTTCGCTCAATGGAGATAGCAGATCAATTGATTGTCCTTCAGTCCTCAGCCTTAGATTCAATTCCAGCGCATCTGCGACATAAAGCCCGAGTAATTTATCAATCGGTTCAGGTTGATGCCTCTAATACAGTGACGAGTACGGATTTCCCAGTAATCATTATTGGCCACCTGAGGGAGGAGAAAGATCCTTTTTGTATCACTCGTTGCCTTCCCTTGATGCCATTAGATTCAAAGATCAAGGTCTTGCATTTAGGAATGGCGATGAATCAGCAAATGGAGCTTACTGCCGAGGAATATAGCGAAACTCTAGAGCGTTACCAATGGATTGGTGAGCTCAGTCATGTAGATACATTAAAGGCGCTCTCTCAGAGTCGCCTAATGGTAATTTCTAGTCGAATGGAGGGCGGTGCTCATGTGGTTTCAGAGGCAATAGCACTAGGGGTGCCAGTGATCGCTTCGGATATTCCGGGGAATCGAGGGCTACTTGGAGATGACTATCTGGGCTACTATCCAGTAGGGAATGAGGTTGAACTTGCAAGCCTGCTATCTCGTGCTGAAACCATGCCTGATTTTTACTCTGCACTAAAAAAACAGATTGATACTCTAAAAGATTTGGTGAGTCCCGATCGAGAGATGCAATCCATTCAAGAGCTGACGACTCAGCTACTTAAGGATTAA
- the egtD gene encoding L-histidine N(alpha)-methyltransferase, whose protein sequence is MKNTLTEELLVSLSADKPSISPKFFYDDVGSHLFDVITLLDEYYPTRTEKWIMDAYRREIADAVAHCDVLVDLGAGNCAKGSQLFTSIKPKQYRALDISKEYLEAAVADLRKQFPQIEMSAHAVDLSLPLSFPELQALRKVFFYPGSSIGNFDPEIADQFFTNLAQECYGNGGLLIGVDLVKDTQTLNLAYNDPLGVTAAFNLNALLNVNRLIGSNFKLQDWEHYAFYNASQSRIEMHLRARSDVQVTLPGNGSQDHIISFSTGDLIHTENSYKYTQEHFVEKLSSAGFTEIQCWTDPNKRFLVCFANV, encoded by the coding sequence ATGAAAAATACTTTGACTGAAGAGTTGCTGGTCAGCCTTAGCGCTGATAAGCCATCGATATCGCCAAAGTTTTTTTATGATGATGTCGGATCACACCTTTTCGATGTAATTACACTACTCGATGAATACTATCCAACTCGCACAGAGAAATGGATTATGGATGCCTATCGGCGTGAGATTGCTGATGCTGTAGCTCATTGCGACGTTTTGGTAGATCTAGGTGCCGGTAATTGCGCCAAAGGAAGTCAACTTTTCACTAGTATTAAGCCAAAACAATATAGAGCGCTCGACATTTCAAAAGAATATTTAGAGGCCGCCGTTGCTGATCTACGAAAGCAGTTCCCCCAAATTGAGATGTCAGCTCATGCCGTCGATCTGAGCTTGCCACTAAGCTTTCCTGAACTTCAAGCACTTCGGAAAGTATTTTTCTACCCAGGTTCCTCAATCGGCAACTTTGATCCCGAAATAGCAGATCAGTTTTTTACGAATCTTGCTCAGGAGTGCTACGGGAATGGCGGACTTTTAATTGGAGTCGATCTCGTTAAAGATACACAAACCCTAAACCTGGCCTACAACGACCCTTTGGGAGTCACTGCCGCATTTAATTTGAATGCCCTGCTAAACGTCAATCGACTGATTGGCAGCAACTTCAAACTTCAGGATTGGGAGCACTATGCTTTTTATAACGCCTCTCAGTCCCGTATTGAGATGCATCTGCGAGCACGATCTGATGTGCAGGTGACTCTGCCGGGCAATGGAAGTCAAGATCATATTATCTCCTTTAGTACAGGCGATTTAATTCATACTGAAAATAGCTACAAATACACCCAGGAACATTTTGTAGAAAAGCTTAGTAGCGCTGGATTCACTGAGATCCAATGCTGGACTGATCCAAATAAGCGCTTCTTAGTTTGCTTTGCAAACGTCTAA
- the selD gene encoding selenide, water dikinase SelD: protein MTTPYNGRLTSLSHGGGCGCKIAPGVLSDILKASPMRNLPAALLAGSDNNEDAAVYQINENQAIVATTDFFMPIVDDPFEFGRIAATNAISDIYAMGAQPLFALALLGMPIQVLPLEVIQQVTAGGESVCNDAGIMIAGGHSIDTVEPIYGLVAIGVVDPKKLKRNSGAQAGDSIILSKPLGVGILSAALKKEVLSDTGYKEMIALTTKLNKPGVALSQLNGVHALTDVTGFGLAGHLLEMARGSNLMAKIDWDAIPVVQEAIEHVKADIFTGASTRNWAGYGKEIQLASNLELWQQNVLTDPQTSGGLLIACAPEQEAEVLSILNAGGFASAQKIGQFAAGTGLSVA, encoded by the coding sequence ATGACTACACCTTATAACGGCCGCCTTACTTCTTTATCTCATGGTGGAGGCTGTGGCTGCAAGATTGCACCCGGCGTCTTGAGTGACATCCTCAAGGCCTCACCAATGCGCAATCTGCCTGCTGCTTTGTTAGCGGGTTCTGATAACAACGAAGATGCTGCTGTTTATCAGATTAATGAAAATCAGGCGATTGTTGCTACGACGGATTTCTTTATGCCAATCGTAGATGATCCATTTGAGTTTGGCCGCATTGCTGCCACCAATGCAATTTCTGACATTTACGCAATGGGTGCTCAGCCCCTGTTTGCACTAGCCCTGCTGGGCATGCCAATTCAAGTATTACCTTTAGAAGTGATCCAGCAAGTGACTGCTGGTGGCGAATCCGTCTGTAATGATGCGGGCATCATGATTGCTGGTGGTCACTCTATTGATACGGTAGAGCCAATTTATGGCCTTGTCGCGATTGGTGTAGTCGACCCAAAAAAGTTGAAACGTAACAGCGGTGCTCAAGCAGGCGATAGCATCATCCTCAGTAAGCCCTTGGGTGTAGGCATTCTTTCTGCAGCACTCAAGAAAGAAGTTCTCTCTGATACGGGCTACAAAGAGATGATTGCCCTCACCACAAAACTGAACAAGCCAGGTGTGGCACTCTCTCAGCTAAATGGTGTACATGCTTTAACCGATGTCACGGGCTTTGGCCTTGCAGGGCATTTGCTAGAGATGGCACGAGGCTCCAATTTAATGGCCAAGATCGACTGGGATGCTATTCCAGTGGTGCAGGAAGCAATTGAACACGTCAAAGCAGATATCTTTACCGGCGCATCTACGCGCAATTGGGCTGGCTACGGTAAAGAAATTCAGCTCGCGAGCAACCTAGAGCTATGGCAACAAAATGTGCTTACCGATCCACAAACCAGCGGTGGTTTACTGATTGCTTGCGCACCAGAGCAAGAGGCTGAAGTCTTATCAATTCTGAATGCAGGCGGCTTTGCTAGTGCTCAAAAAATCGGTCAGTTCGCAGCGGGTACGGGCTTGTCTGTCGCCTAA
- a CDS encoding SUMF1/EgtB/PvdO family nonheme iron enzyme yields the protein MSESSSNDYLLYAPHPPASTLALWLEESNRITRQILSNISIADQVVPQINILNPPLWELGHLTWFHEFWVHRDGQESKPSSMQNADYLFNSSEMAHQDRWSTPMPSLDNLLEYNHSVIESTQELLRAPIDNKAAYFIQLAILHQDMHNEAFAYMWQTMGRSIPFTPFTEESKLETNTQTWIHFPKSTIQAGSEQGSGFIFDNQKWAYSIDLPAFDIASSPVTNGDYLSFLESPSNLAQSTPVAPPSHWKKDGAIWLERIFNQWLPLNCAAAVRHISYLDAQRFCEHHQVRLPNEHELGLLMSQKQGAWQSSNLWEWTSSTFAPFPGFSSDPYIDYSQPWFDGSHQVLKGGSSFTPDRLRRVAFRNFYQGQRSDHFCGFRTCLL from the coding sequence ATGTCCGAATCCTCAAGCAACGATTACCTTCTATATGCTCCGCACCCACCTGCGTCGACCTTGGCTCTGTGGTTAGAGGAAAGCAACCGCATCACCCGTCAAATTCTGAGCAATATTTCGATAGCAGATCAGGTGGTTCCTCAGATCAATATCCTCAATCCCCCGCTTTGGGAATTAGGTCATTTAACTTGGTTTCATGAATTCTGGGTTCATCGCGATGGCCAAGAGAGTAAGCCATCATCCATGCAGAATGCAGATTACTTATTTAACTCTTCAGAGATGGCACATCAAGATCGTTGGTCCACGCCAATGCCATCCTTAGATAACTTACTGGAATACAACCACAGCGTCATTGAAAGTACTCAAGAGTTACTGCGCGCACCAATCGACAATAAAGCTGCTTACTTTATCCAGCTAGCGATCTTGCATCAGGATATGCACAATGAGGCGTTTGCCTATATGTGGCAGACCATGGGACGCTCTATACCTTTTACCCCATTTACTGAAGAGAGCAAGCTTGAGACCAATACGCAAACTTGGATTCATTTTCCAAAATCAACGATACAAGCTGGTTCCGAACAGGGCTCCGGCTTTATTTTTGACAATCAAAAGTGGGCATATTCTATTGACCTACCCGCATTTGATATTGCGAGTTCACCCGTCACCAATGGCGACTATCTAAGTTTCCTAGAATCACCAAGTAATCTTGCCCAGTCCACGCCTGTAGCACCACCCTCTCACTGGAAAAAGGATGGAGCTATTTGGTTGGAGCGAATTTTTAATCAATGGCTACCTTTAAATTGCGCAGCGGCTGTTCGTCACATTAGCTATTTAGATGCTCAGCGTTTTTGTGAGCACCATCAAGTACGCCTACCTAACGAACATGAGCTTGGCCTATTAATGTCGCAAAAACAGGGGGCTTGGCAATCATCTAATTTATGGGAATGGACTAGCAGCACTTTTGCACCCTTCCCAGGTTTTAGCTCCGATCCCTATATCGACTACTCACAGCCCTGGTTTGATGGCAGCCATCAGGTGCTTAAGGGTGGCAGCTCGTTTACCCCTGATCGCTTGAGAAGAGTGGCATTTCGTAACTTTTATCAAGGTCAGAGAAGTGATCATTTTTGCGGCTTTCGTACGTGTTTACTCTAA
- a CDS encoding VOC family protein, protein MFSHIMLGANDLEVSRDFYDAALGALGVKPGSFGNDRYYYRGPGGVFAITKPIDGKEATHANGGTIGFAAKSIADVDAFHAIGIAHGGTLCEGDPGYRDGVAGTIYIAWLRDPAGNKICAMHRPPKEV, encoded by the coding sequence ATGTTCAGTCACATTATGTTGGGTGCAAACGATTTAGAAGTCTCTAGAGATTTTTATGATGCTGCCCTAGGGGCATTGGGAGTTAAGCCTGGCAGCTTCGGTAATGATAGATATTATTATCGTGGCCCTGGTGGCGTTTTTGCCATCACTAAGCCTATTGATGGCAAGGAAGCTACTCATGCTAATGGTGGAACGATTGGCTTTGCTGCTAAATCCATAGCTGATGTAGATGCCTTTCATGCAATTGGTATTGCGCATGGCGGGACATTGTGTGAGGGCGATCCTGGCTACCGCGATGGTGTCGCTGGAACTATTTATATAGCGTGGTTAAGAGATCCCGCTGGTAATAAGATTTGCGCAATGCATAGACCTCCGAAAGAAGTCTGA